Proteins encoded by one window of Pontibaca methylaminivorans:
- the ureG gene encoding urease accessory protein UreG, with the protein ETGGCPHTAIREDISINLAAVQRLEAEFPELDLILIESGGDNLAATFSPELADITIYVIDVACGEEIPRKGGPGITRSDLLVINKTDLAPMVGADLGVMERDSAHMRRDRPFVFSNMKSGDGVGQIVDFLLENGGLPARPD; encoded by the coding sequence GAAACCGGCGGCTGTCCGCATACGGCGATCCGCGAGGACATTTCCATCAATCTGGCGGCGGTGCAGCGGCTCGAGGCCGAATTTCCCGAACTCGATCTGATCCTGATCGAGTCGGGGGGCGACAACCTTGCTGCGACCTTCAGTCCGGAACTGGCCGATATCACGATCTATGTGATCGATGTTGCCTGCGGCGAGGAAATTCCGCGCAAGGGCGGCCCCGGTATCACCCGCTCGGATCTTCTGGTGATCAACAAGACCGACCTCGCGCCGATGGTAGGTGCGGATCTTGGTGTCATGGAGCGGGATTCGGCGCATATGCGCCGCGACCGGCCCTTTGTCTTTTCCAACATGAAAAGCGGCGATGGTGTGGGACAGATCGTCGATTTCCT